One stretch of Arachis hypogaea cultivar Tifrunner chromosome 20, arahy.Tifrunner.gnm2.J5K5, whole genome shotgun sequence DNA includes these proteins:
- the LOC112786645 gene encoding polygalacturonase QRT3 produces MARIAPMWFLLLNLSCFFLTHHTSYGENLYIPRRRTNIISHGNHHEAMVRMKALFKASLISHDSIASPPSSFSPSPSPLPLQDQKKPHVYLVTSYGADPTGNSDSTEAILEAIGDATKVPSQWSLMKGIKDLGGAQIDLQGGNYIISKPLKMPVGVGNLMIHGGTIRASNTFPNNGHLIDLSTSSETKKSSTSPSYNYEFITFKNLLLDSNFRGGGISVINSLRINIENCYITHFTTTGILVQGGHETYITNSFLGQHVTAGGDKDERHFSGTGISLHGNDNAVTDVVIFSAEIGIMVTGQANTFSGVHCYNKAAGFGGTGIYLKLPSLTQTRIVNSYMDYTNIVAEDPVQILISSSFFLGDANVVLKSIKGVANGVTIVDNMFSGSNSGVEIVKLDESNCRFDKIEQVLVDGNIVDGMNLKATAAKISVHGNGTLWKADFNDVLLFRNRINHVQYSLSATGNTFPNHALRNVSENCVVIETSEVVSGSVFVTVDQGVAT; encoded by the exons ATGGCAAGAATAGCTCCAATGTGGTTCTTGCTTCTGAATTTGTCTTGTTTCTTTCTAACTCATCATACTTCTTATGGTGAGAACTTGTATATTCCAAGAAGAAGGACCAATATTATTTCTCATGGCAATCATCATGAAGCTATGGTTAGAATGAAGGCATTATTTAAGGCCTCTCTTATTAGCCATGACTCAATTGCTTCACCACCATCTTCCTTCtcaccttctccttctcctcttccattACAA GATCAGAAGAAACCACATGTGTACCTTGTGACATCATATGGTGCTGATCCAACAGGAAATTCGGACAGTACTGAAGCTATTCTTGAAGCCATTGGAGATGCAACGAAAGTTCCAAGTCAATGGTCCTTGATGAAGGGCATAAAAGACCTTGGTGGTGCCCAGATTGATCTTCAGGGTGGAAATTACATTATTAGCAAACCATTGAAGATGCCAGTGGGGGTTGGAAACCTTATG ATACATGGAGGAACCATAAGAGCCTCAAACACTTTTCCAAATAACGGACACCTCATAGATCTGTCAACTTCAAGTGAAACCAAGAAAAGTTCAACTTCACCATCCTACAACTATGAGTTCATAACATTCAAGAACCTCTTGTTGGACTCAAACTTTAGAGGAGGGGGCATTTCCGTAATTAACTCACTCAGAATCAACATAGAAAATTGTTACATAACACATTTCACAACCACCGGAATTTTAGTCCAAGGCGGCCACGAAACCTACATAACAAACTCATTCCTTGGCCAGCACGTCACCGCCGGTGGCGACAAAGACGAACGCCATTTCTCCGGCACCGGAATAAGCCTTCATGGGAACGACAATGCCGTCACGGACGTGGTAATTTTCTCTGCCGAGATTGGAATAATGGTAACCGGTCAAGCCAACACTTTTTCCGGCGTGCATTGTTACAATAAGGCGGCGGGTTTCGGCGGCACCGGGATTTATTTGAAGCTACCGAGTTTAACACAAACTAGGATTGTGAATTCTTACATGGATTACACTAACATTGTTGCTGAAGACCCTGTCCAAATTCTCATTTCTAGTAGCTTCTTCCTTGGAGATGCAAATGTTGTGTTGAAATCTATCAAAGGCGTTGCCAATGGTGTTACAATTGTTGATAACATGTTCTCCGGATCGAATAGCGGAGTAGAAATCGTGAAGCTGGACGAATCGAATTGTCGTTTCGATAAAATCGAACAGGTTTTAGTTGATGGAAATATTGTTGATGGTATGAATTTGAAGGCGACGGCTGCGAAGATTTCTGTGCATGGGAATGGAACATTATGGAAAGCTGATTTTAACGATGTTCTTCTTTTTCGCAACCGAATTAATCATGTTCAGTACTCGTTAAGTGCCACGGGGAACACGTTCCCGAATCATGCTCTAAGGAATGTGTCTGAGAATTGTGTTGTGATTGAAACAAGTGAGGTTGTATCTGGTAGTGTTTTTGTCACGGTGGATCAAGGTGTTGCAACTTGA